From Ptychodera flava strain L36383 chromosome 9, AS_Pfla_20210202, whole genome shotgun sequence:
GTGCATGGAGCTGCTGCATGGCAAACACTTTAAAATAAATTCATATTGCTCAGAAATCTTCAACAATTACAGGGGGTGTACTGAATACTACATTTCACtgatctttaaccctttcaccaccatggtttgtcccaaatccattgttttctatggtaaagttggacctgtacacagggaactggggtgaaagggttaaagcctgATGGGATGGAAAGATGACTTTTACAAGGCAGTGCCATCCTTGGCAATTGCAAATGGCCATGGCAAAACTGTTCAAAAAGGTGCAAACGGTTAAACTGTATTTTGAACTGACGATACAATCATAGACTATGGTCAGAAGCTggtgaaaatggcaaaaactttgttgagtgtGGCACAAGAAGCAAAATGTGTGCACGAGTGACGGTGGCAAACCCGTTTGTCCAACCCTGGAAACAACAGAAAAAGTATGTCCAACCCCAAAACTACACCAAAATGTATATTCAGCTCGGTGAAAATGGCAAAAGCATGATCACGTGACTACAGAGGCATACTGTATGTCAAATACTTGAGATGGTGataatgacagaaaaaaaagaggTCTTACAATTAAAAAGCCATATTTGACAAACAATAGATAGTTTGACAGGGAACAATAGCAATTAATATATACATGAAGAATCACAGAATCACCCCAACATGCAATGCTGACAATCTGCCCTGTCCCTTGTCACTCAATGTCACAAATGCTgtacaaaaaaatcattttgtatccATAGTTTCTACTCGGTGACAAAACCTAACCAACATAGGAATATTAATCATTTTTAGAATCTTTGTTTAATTCTCTAATAGCCTGTGACAGTTTATGTTTATCACCTCCTCGGCGGTTTTTTCTAAGAGGATTGTTGTTTGCCGCCATGTTTTCCAATTCCACTACTTCCTCCTCTAATGCACTCAAAAGCTGTTTTGTACTATCATCTGGCAATGAAGAACTAGGTCGTTCACCCTTTCTCGAagctaaaatttgcataatgatatAGAGTAGAAAGAGCGCTACAGCGAGGGCCATTAGAAGCTTCATTAATACTGTGATACCCTCCAACCGGAACAGCATTCCTAGTAACCATGGAATTAGTATCCCGGCAACAGACGATGAGATAAAGAAAGATGCCACTGCCTTTCCTGTCAGCAGTATATACCTCTCTGCCCATGCAATGGCTGCTGGGAAGACTGAGGACATTGATAATCCAAGCAAGACTGTGCCTGACCATAATGCACCACTGTTAGTGTTCCCAAGCACTGCCAGCAATATCAGAGAGACAACCATTCCAACCATACTGGGTATTAACATAACTTTAGGATGTAAGAACGTAGCTATGCATATTGCCAGCAATCTTCCCAGTGCAAAGGTACCCCAAAATACAGCATTTAAGTGTACAGCGTTTAGTGATGAGAACTCAAGCTGGATACATTTAGCAAATGTGTAGATGTACGCCCCAAATGATTCCTCAATGCCTTTGTACAGgaagaagaaaagaaacaaTGCTATCAGCAAAATGAAACGGAAAACTTTCTTCCCGTCCTCTGACGATCCATCTGTACCAGTGCTTATCGCGGCTCTTTTTGCGAAGATTAGGAACCGAGGACCAGAACAGAAAAACCAAAAAATGGTATCGATACGGCAACATTGTACATAGCTATGATCATGTAGGCTTTTTGAATCTGTGAGGCGTGTGGAATATACTTGGTCACAGTGTTCAGCAGACCTTTGATCTTGCTGGTCATCGTGTCTGAAGAATCACTTTCACTTGAATTATCATTGCTTTGCGTTGTTGAGAGTTCCTCCGTAATTTCTGGTTTCCCTGGTGTTGTTGCCTTGTCATCTTTTGCACTGGTCTTCGCTCTTTGTGTGGTTTGTGTCTCTGTACTCTGTATAGTTGTGCCAGGCTTCTCTGTTACTATCTCAGTACTCGTACTGCCCATAGTGCCTGTAACAACTGTTGCATCGTCCGACTCCTGCTCCTCCCCAGATCCACCTGTTTTATCTTCCATTAAATGACGTGCATGGTAGCCACTGTCCACATCACTGTTCAACATGTTCAGGTTCTTGACGTCGTCTTCGTCAAGGTGATAGGTGTCAATCATCCAACCGACGTCCTCAAAGACCGACCGTTTGCTGTGGGTCTTCTCTGACATGGCCAGAACCGTTGTGTTCACCCAGCACGGAAGATGCGGTCTGTGCAAGTGGTTGTCTGTGACGTTGGTGCCGTTCGACTGCAACTGGTTGTAGGCAACGAATGGTTCTGCTATAAATGGTGCGATTAATGCACCAACACCAAGGCTAAAATGAAGCGCCTGTACAAATGGACCGGTCTTCTTTCCCCAAAGGTTGACACAAAATATGTTACCACctgaaacaaaaaacatacaGTATGTAAGATATTACTCTAAGCTTATCAAAGactatattatagctttgtcaataccagtgaatttgtgATGTCTTCCCGccacattattactgataatgtatccaattatccagcattgtggccgTAGGTGTTTtgtacaactacaaattcactggcgtcaccaaaactataaaataatagcaataatgtaaccCCTCCTGatccataatggactcaagcaaactttgcactccttGATAAACTTGACTTTGCCTCATACATTATGTCACGTTTGCTTTTGTCCATTATGGCCTGgaagggggtacattattgcttaaatcaTGACTTGTCAAAGAATGACAGTTTAGATGTTAACCTGTTCTTccaaattccctgtaaacaggtccacactctctgAGTCTTACCATTGACAATAATAGGTTTGGGCAAAAAAATGGTGGTAAAAGGGTTcataagaaatatatttaaatccAAAGTATTGTCATTGGAGAATACACGGAGGCAAGGAATGTACAAACTTTTGATAAATGTTACATTCTTTATATGCATTCAGGTTAAGCTCATAGCATTTCCTACATGAGAACAACAGTCTTTCATGTCTTTAATTATTTTTCCAGAACGACTGAATTGCGCGTATGATTTGACATCTAatgctaagttgttacaaaaaaCGATGGGATTGAAACAAGTATTTGATATCTTTTCAACAATTTACCAGTTCTTAACCCTTTTACCTACCGaattcatatttcatcatcaggtcaagttcattaaaactagtgaagcacaatatgtcacttttggtgcattttaacaaaaaatctGAACATTTGAAAGgccctgaaatcacagatactgtaaacatgatttttatggattAAAGCCgttggaacagaccaagccaaatggGTTGAAATATGTAtggtttggctcaatactgcttttcactgacttggctgatggagAAGTGATGCTGCCTGGCAGGTAACGGGTTAATGAAACAGAAGGACCAATCCACTTATTCAAAATAGCACACATTGCAATATCTGTACATTAAATATGACTTTGGGCattcaaaaaatttcacaataagcaagaaaaagaaaattttaaagaatCACTCTTTTCATTTTCCCAAGCTTCAGCAttgtaaattcaaaatcttCACATACATTTTTACCGATGTAAATACCATACCCTCCTCAAATTTTAGTCTCCTTccccatttctaaaattctcaCTTTGTTAGGTGTAGCGCTTTCTTTTAAAACGTCCTAAGAGGAAAAAAACCAGCATTCAATCCAGGATTGTAGAACCACGTCACCAACACTTTACACTCTCACATTTTTTACAGGAACCATTCAGGCCACCTTATGTATTTTTTATGCATCATTTGAGGACATTTCACATCAATGACGCTATGCCACATTCTAAATTCATCActgaaaaagttacagaaatttTTGCTACAAACTGACCGGCATTTAAAAATCCAATGGCTATACCCCAGAGAGCCACAGCTGTGAACAGTAAGATCATGGTGTTACACCACGGGACCATGGCACCAAATGCAGCCAGACCAAGCAACGATGACGCCATCAAGAAATTGTGATCGAATCGATCAAAGCAGTGGCCTGACACCAGTGATCCTATCAGAACGCCAACGTTACGGGCTGTAACAACGTAAAACATCTGTTGTAATGTTCCGTTGGCTTTGCTCCGCAGGTCTAGTAAGGATGTTCCAAGGATAGCTGTGCACAGACCCTGCAAAGATAACAGTGAATTAATGTCAAAAGTTGTAGACATTGCTGTTCGTTTtcattaatgttttttttttcatttggggGTTGAATTTTTGTAGTATAATATCTGAAATCTATTCATAGCATCTCCTACAGGGAtttaagttcaaaataacaaacaatggTGAGTGTAATTTTGGTGTTGCATTCATGATCAAACTATTGGTGAGATTGAAATGTAATCGAAAGGAAAATATCAGATAAGTTTGGACTGTACTGGGAGTTTGATGAAAATCAAGTGTACTTTCAATAGTAAACTTTCTCTAATTATTGTAAACTATTTCCATTGGAGAGAAGAAATTGGATGTGCTGAAATAAGCTATAAGGCAGCTGTGTGAAGTGTTTATATTCATAGTTTGTGACCTTGAGGAGAGTGTCTTGTGGCAAACAAATCATCTCCCCACTGTcacatattaaccctttgagtgcagtaATTATCCCCCCTCTCAAAtcttagtgcaaaattttaccaagttttgtgaatgttctttaatttttgataattttgaaccaaatggccataaattttcatcagctacagtttttgatcaaaattttggaacaaaCCTGAAAAAACTGCATGGATCTGaagaaaaaattgtctgcattatattttataaaggtaacaaaaattgtctttgctctcaaagggttaattaacgATTTGGAACATATACGTTCACGTACCTGTATGGGCATTGACAGAGCACAAGAAATGCAATCTctagtaaaactttgaaagtgcaTTATCGCATTACAATATCATAACATGAAGATCAGTTATCTCCTTTAGATTCTGCTAGCAGCAGTCATTAATGTTTGTCAGTACATATCTGTTGATTTGTTAATATGTAAGCTAGTCAAATTCTTGAACCTTGTGTTTGGACAGAATTTTACCATCAGACACAGACAACCCTAAAAAAAAGCTACTTCTCTAAAACCACAGTAAAAAGTTGTATGATCAATCAATTCTTCACTAGTCTCTCTCAAGCTGAATAAGAATGCCCCCGATCTTGTAAAGCATTTGATCTGCTTCATGTAGTGTGTTTTTTAGAGCCACAGACATAGAAGTTTAGAGAGGTTAAATTTGGCCTGACCCTGCGTTACAATCAGTAGCAGCTATACCTGCAAGCTGAGAATGGACTCGGATGAGAACAGGTTTGAGAAATAGAAACGGCAGAGTTTGCTTAGAATTTCTTCTGTTGGTAGAGAATTTGTCAAAGTAAACTTAATAATACCTAACCCTTTGAGcatcaaagtcaaattttgatgcCTTTATCATATgtacaccagtcaattttttcctaatttttgctaaaattttgctaaaaatctgTAGTCAGtgtaatgtgatgtccatttggtccaaaattataaaaaaattacataaaacttcataaaattggtaaaatgtcgcaccaaatttttggcaggaaaaaattacagtgctcaaagggttaataacacACCTTCAGATTTGTAATATCAGATTTGTAATAATCATGAATGCATATCATAACATCCTATGACTACACAAGATATGTACTGCTCATTGTGATCCAAAATTCTCTTCAAAAATTTCTGcgttatttatttttgcattttaattataGAATTATGATGCTACCAGGAATAAGACCTGTTGCCATTCACTGAATGCTATCATGCTAAATTAATATCCAGACATCTGTGACATTTCATTGTGTGAACTCATCCATTACTCAGTGGTGTGAGCAAACAATCAATTGTTAGGTACCATGAGAAAGCTTTTTTTTTAACATATGACCTGTAAACAACGGGGACTGAAATAACGAAAAGGAAATATGGTACAATccctcaatattacaaatatttgtcCCATCAAAATTTGTTGCATATTGCACCAGCTGAAGACCAAAGATATCTAACACTGGTATGGGTTACCAGTTTCAGATCTAACTATTGAAGTGCTTTCAAAGGAATGGGCATCATGATTGTATTGgattttaaagaaataattttcaagttgtatcattcaaacaaatactTCTATTTCTTGGAGACTGTGATATTTTTATATAGTAACAGCAATACCAATTGAAGCTTAAACCAACATTACAataataaaaatttcatttcccATTGACAGCGTTTTGCAGAGACAAACTACTACCCATGGTATGTaatactgtaaaacactttgaatgAGCCGCATGCTTTTTTAGCGATTTCAGATGTTCATTGCAATTAGCACATTTTAATTCTGCTACAAAGACATCCTAACCATAGCAAATACGTGAAACATAGTGGCATCTTAAATTAGTGCAGTGACAGACTTAGCTAACTTTGCTAAAAAAAGGATGCTAGctaaaataaatgtttaacagtatttttgtaaaaatctatTTTCCGAATTTGTATAAAGATATATGCTTGGATTACATTCTATACTAAGGGTAGTAAGCACtctgaaaattttgctcaaactttcctaatggAAACTTTCGACTAttcccttaccaaatcaagaataaaaataatgggccaaagtgtaaaatttggtaatggggaaataaattatttaatataaattttatcaatatttgcaattcaaaatggtctaatccctgtattaactctatgaggaaataaaatttttgattttcaaaaacaatgacTCGGTGAAAATTGTTCTCAAagaaaatctttaaaatgaatccccagtAAGCCCAGGcagatcagaatagaattgtaaCAGTTTGAGATTCCAAATATCTAgtatatctgtcccagaggggCGTTCTATTTCAAGAATTTCTAAAATTCAGAAGTGGAATAAATTACAAGTaccatattgaatttttttacgATGTTTGTATTCCTACATTTCTAACTGATAAACATATTCTATTTTGATAAGCATTTAAATATGTACAGTTGCAATGAAAGGAACTGTATAATTTCCATGAGATATGAAATCTTGAAACGTTGCCCAACTTTTCTCACAATAATTAGAATAGATACTAATCTATCATATAAGAGGGGCAACAATTGTAATATTATATGattttgttggcaatttttgtttgtaatgtcaactacagtttcttgttctacttgcAAAAGTATACTAAAATACATGACCTCTGTATTAAGCTTGTCCACTAAGCCTAAACATGCCCATGCGTAAACTGCATcattggtgtttcaacatgttttggggaGTAGAGGAAGAAACTGTCAGTTGGCATTGTCAACAAATacagtgaaaaaataatcaaaagttgcAATTGCTATGACTGGTttaatttattgattttatAATATCTAAACAAACTTCATGCATGGAAGACCAAAGACACAAGTAAACACTAATAAATCGCTGCAAGAACAAGAGTCAGTTAGTTCACACTTCAAAGAAAAATTTCCAATAACTGTGGTTGATGCATAATATTTTAGACTTTTTATGATGGAATCTGCACCTAGAGCATAACAAATtgctattttcactttttttcacatttgatcTCACAAGAGTTTCATTACAAACATCGACAAAATTTTACAACCAgtgcattttgttttcactttcactttgttTCTAGAGAAGTGACAGCAATCAATACTGGTCATACTTCTGCAGAGACTGATCAATGGATCACAGCAACTTCACATTTCAATCCTATGCCAATCAGAAACATGCCCTTTGAAGCCAATATATACACAGCTTGTTATACACCATAATAGCGTCTATAATAATCATAACAGCACTCTTTATCATATTTGTGGCCAATTatcaataaatatcaaagctattgcACCAGCAGTTCCtaagtattttgtttttgacaatttttcaaaatttttgattcatGTTTATTTGACCACTATGTCCAATACAGTGAAATTCCATTTATAACCAATTGTACATCTTAACCACAAATACTGAGGAGATAGCTGGTAAAGTTGTTTGAGTTTTGTGTGAAACAGacatatacaatttttttggcacaaaaaattgaaatatttaataaattttgattCAGACTAGCCTCTTTCAAAAAGGATTTTGTGACTAACTTTGAGAAGTGCCACCAAGTATTTATGATGGATGCTACAAACTACAAAACTGTCATTATCCATCTATCTACCTCTGTCTGCATATGTATTTACACAGTGGCATCTACCAATCCTGATGGTTCTATCTGTATCACAGGCCCTTGAATTATTGCTAAGCCCATGGTTTGAATGTGTTTATACTCAATTAATATACAAACTGAAATTGTAAAGGTCAGTTTACAATGTTAAATAAAGGTATGAGAGGTACGCCTGTCCCATTCATTACTTCATCATTACCACAGCAAATTGACCTTATGATTTCCATTTGTATGCTTACTGGGTATAATTATATTTGAACTGTGTGAACTCAGAAGCAatgaatttgtattttgggtgATCAAACCAAGCAAGCATTGCTCTAGCCCAGTGATCCAATTCCTCCATTTTAGCATCGTAAACCAACCTTTCTAATTTTAATATGTATGTTTATTGAGTATGAAAGTGTATATCAATCTACAATGACTTAGCAATTATTTGACTGCctgtgtttgtatgtgtatgtgtagcaAATGGGAGCTGCTAAAAGAGAGACTACTTACCAATCCCAAAAATCCAGCACAAAGAAGACATGTTTTCAGAAACCGACGAGGAACCTTTGCATCTGTGTTTGATGGACTGGTTTTAACTTTATTCCCCAACAGCGTCCTTTGATCAGCTCTTTCAGAGTTCTGTTCATACAGGacatcttcatcatcataatcGTTTCCTGGACGACCTCTACTCATGATGATGGTCTTCTATGGGCTGGTCTGCTTGATCCCTgtcaaataatcgcaatcataccaatccataatccaataacactaggtcaaaatttgtaagacaatagttgtaaacatagacacaaaacagcacagaacagacagtaaatagacggtacaaacaaagtcaaattcatgaaagaaagatatatggacctctggccaaaagaccaagaagtgatgtcaggtgtttcgaaaatagtaagcgcatcctgccccacatgtggcacccgccatatatcaatctgtaagtcagataggtagtggtcactaactaaggcccaatgtcaccgatgccatcagtgatcatttgtcgaagagagatattgtatttatctaccagcttgcgatacctgccaaaaaagcgtttgaatgtagagacaagtcttgctctggtgtaaccttgatttaacagtttaaaagagagatggccatgtctctctacaaaatcaccatatgaactgcatgctcttgcatatcgtataagctgggaaatgtataccccataagcaggtgagagtggaatattactgatgaggtgtggaaaattaattatactaaagttgaaatcatctctcttgtcatatagcctagtagaaaggtgaccattggagtcaaattcaagtaaaatgtccagatatgaagcagaagaggccgtttctgtagtttctttaatctccaattctggaggataaatcatagcgagatatttactgaattcagagttattcaatgaaataacatcgtctatgtatctaaatgttaggttgaaagtacgagctacagagacctttttctgcttgataaggttctggataaattctgcctcgtataaTCGGCGCAAAAAATAATCGGCGCAAAATTCCATAGCAGTCTTTGTGAGCTACATTTTTTAAGATTTCTTTAATTTCTGGGAATCAATGTATGTTAAAACTTACTAAACACTTCAGTCTTTGTTAAAAATTCATCACTGTAGACCTACACTATATATTCATATACACtttgcattttgttcatttcaaatTCGATAGTCCTTGCCACACACATTCATTTTCTTGATGAAAACCTCATCGAGATTGCATCAACAGCTGTGAGTGTTGTTTATAAACACTCCACGTTCCATTATCGCAAACTGTTGAGTATTAATTATGCATGTTGCATTCAGTGTTGCAATAACCATGGTACCTCCATGTAATAACCATCTCCACGCTGTTTATTAGGAACAAGCACAGAGCTGATTAGCTCCATCGTAGAGGGCAGGGGAGGTTActtctcaaatcaaaaacatGTTCTTATTCACGGATGTAGAACGAGATCAGATCCGACAAAATATGTGTGACTCGGGCGATTAATGTTTTGGCACCCTTGTGTTGATATTACCACCAAGTCCATGATATTACATGCCACTATGCCTATCGCTGTTTCGGGACCTATAATAACCCTTGTGTCTCcatccatggatgtaaaaaatagattttttacatccatgctccaTCATAAAGGCACTGTGTATTataatcattttaaaaaattaacacGTGTACCGATGATGACGTAATGAGCTAGCTACTCGGGGAATCTTGCTTACTGGATGCATAAATTCATATGATACAATATGCTACCACATTTCGTAGTTGTGATCATGGGCGTATTTTTACGTCTATGTGTGTGATATGGGTAGAGGGTGCATTAGCACGAAAATAGTTCATGTAACTTTGGTCTCATCGCAACACAATCGATTTTTTTCAAGTCCTTGTCGAGCCATAACATATTACATTAAAAACTTCAACAAGAGTAACAAGTGAATTATTATCCTGATGCTCGCCCTTGTCCGGTTTGCTTTGAATGAAGAAATTCTGACAAAATGAGCAATGCGCGTATTTTTATGGCTTGCAACGATGAGACAGCTGTCCTACACTTTTCAGGGGGGCACAATTTTAGTCAGCAGAACTCTGATGACACGCTGTCACATTATGATGACACGTACAAACGTTTACAAATGTGTATTGGAGCGCCAATTCACGTACAAGCTCGGACAACTGAACAGAGTGGCATCTGTACCATGCTCCTCCCTACTTTTGGGTTTTGTCACCGTTTTTCGGACGCGAAACGCGTTTGTCCGCAACGGCGTATCAAATTCAAGCTTATGTTACGTACCTGTTGAATTCCTTGCGGGGTGAATCAAGTTTGTtgtaaaccaggaaaaaaaataaCTACCAAGGTTATCTACGTCACTACGACCTCCGAACTCGCATTcatgtagtctggttccctgacccatttccccggtagagggcgtggggaaatatagggtcaggtaccgggtagccatcttgaacagaattttgttcaagatggcggaggttagtcacctgacagaacatgctacaacaaatatggctgctaccatgaaaacgccggtcaaaattcgactggatcagaattatgttcgaacactggtatccgaaccaaaaacattggcacacgagacgggaaacataaactgaaaggataatccagaagtacggggaaatagaggtgattgaaggctggctgtgatatcgcagcagtacttgtggcgtgtatcgaacgcgctagggtcattgaggtcatcgcggactgtggcgtgacccaatgaccagagcacgttcgatacacgccacaagtactgctgcgatatcacagctaattgaaagcaaactttgttggaactgtgaacgacgattgatttcgatggatagaatggtgtccgaatttcatgaaaaatgccaggcatcatgtcgacgttctgaaagtatcaagaggtgtgctaaatcatagtggctaaatcatggaggtaaaaagtctttctttctacctccacggctttgtggtacaaacaagaagttggtgtcaagtgagcctgaaagtgcaaaacccaagaaacatgagaaaaagttacaagtgttactttcatccaatcacagcttgttttttttaacccaatagcgtccatgtttacaatagccggtacctgaccctatatttccccacgccctctaccggggaaatgggtcagggaaccagactagtaCTGTACATATTCCACAACAACACACGTACAAGCTGACAACGGATCCGGAAGTCGTATGCGGCCTGGGGGTGCCGAGGAACATACTACTGGCGCTCGCCTGGTGAGGGCGTACGTTTGTTGCCGGGAGTCTGTATGGCCATTATGGCCCATGTCCATGGCCAGGGTCTCACGTTCACACAGTAGTCACGGgcgctgggtagtctgctaaattgATCGAATTTCGGCTTGATCtgtcgatcccgtagtcgatatgcccgccactgcaacctaacagtgcagtggcgggcatatcgactacgggatcgatagatcgagctgaaaatcgatctatttagcagactacccagctgaGGAGCGCCGGTGGTAGGCCTAATAGTAATATTACATGTCCATTGTACTAAAGAAAGGCAATTGCCAGTTGAATTGCAAATAAGCTTACTACATTTCTCTTAGTCATACACATCTCATTAAAATTAATCACATTTTTGTTAATCAACGGATGTACAggaacaataataacaacaacaagtTGCTAAGATGTCCTAAATTTGTTGCTATTTTATAGTGTTTTGGGCAATTGTTCGATGGGTATCTAGGTCTTTGTAATCTATTCCAGCAAATTTTCAAGGCGAACGAGGAGGGAAAGTGATGGAAAGGTGCGTAAAATTATCAAATCGTAGCGGAGGGCAACTGTGTAAACAGCTTTCACTTTTGCTGTAAATTTGAAGTCTGTTAAAAATACTTCATTTTGGTAAATTTACCGGTAAAGAAGTTTGCCCCCTTCTCCCCACACATACATGTGCAATCTGCCAAAACCGATCACATTTGGATTGACATCAACATTATCACAAGAATTGTGTAAACAGATAAATGTCCGTGAAGCAGCAaagattttgtattattttgtaataattaagaTTGTTTATCCGACATTGAACTTTTGGCGTTGCATCTGAAGGTTACAAGAAAACACAGTGATACACACAAGGGTGAACTGTTCAACCTATCTAGAAGGCAGGGCTGACACTCTCGAGACTCTAATTCCCACACTcaataaggccaagaaaaataaaaagtttgtttctcgtCCTTGCGCGCGTAAATTCAGATCTGCTCATgtggaaataaaatttaaaaaaaaaaccgcaAAAGTACGCGacaatagtgcataacacagtacTGTATAAAACGgaattgtaaacaaaataactgacactaacattccattcagaactgtacacatatgccAAAACTGCATtactgcactaaaagtcaaaccacagaactgttgctatacaaaaatactaaagcaacactgctgtgcatttatctcagCGTGCAtttctatgttgttttcatgtctttttgcgcgttcttgttggttgaagaataaaaaaaattgagaaggaaaaataaaacccgcgtcaccgcatcacttttgcaatatgtctaggatgagaaacaaactttttatttttcttgacctAAGTTTCGTTTTGAAGAAAGCGAAATAAT
This genomic window contains:
- the LOC139140755 gene encoding sodium-dependent glucose transporter 1A-like codes for the protein MSRGRPGNDYDDEDVLYEQNSERADQRTLLGNKVKTSPSNTDAKVPRRFLKTCLLCAGFLGLGLCTAILGTSLLDLRSKANGTLQQMFYVVTARNVGVLIGSLVSGHCFDRFDHNFLMASSLLGLAAFGAMVPWCNTMILLFTAVALWGIAIGFLNAGGNIFCVNLWGKKTGPFVQALHFSLGVGALIAPFIAEPFVAYNQLQSNGTNVTDNHLHRPHLPCWVNTTVLAMSEKTHSKRSVFEDVGWMIDTYHLDEDDVKNLNMLNSDVDSGYHARHLMEDKTGGSGEEQESDDATVVTGTMGSTSTEIVTEKPGTTIQSTETQTTQRAKTSAKDDKATTPGKPEITEELSTTQSNDNSSESDSSDTMTSKIKVEETTHGVTDRQNISKTTINGTAEDVMTAQSNQSSNASDSSDTMTSKIKGLLNTVTYYIHHTSQIQKAYMIIAMYNVVIAIPFFWFFYSGPGFFIFAKRAAISTGTEGAADEGRKVFRLILLIALFLFFFLYKGIEESFGAYIYTFAKCIQLEFSSLNAVHLNAVFWGTFALGRLLAICIAAFLHPKVMLIPSMFGMVVSLILLAVLGNTNSGALWSGTVLLGLSMSSVFPAAIAWAERYILLTGKAVASFFISSSVAGILIPWLLGILFQLQGITVLMKLLVALGVALFLLYIIMQILASRQGERPSSKGQNDNAKQLLSALEEEVVELESIAANNNPSKGKQNEGDKHKLSQAIRRLHKDLKHD